From Halorubrum salinarum, the proteins below share one genomic window:
- a CDS encoding ABC transporter permease, whose translation MSVADRARDVLSRLATASGTERILISTAALVLSVLIGAVLVLVAGRMTTCTAGEAVYYFGTGFCYDPIAVFDRLFLGALGDPFSGGWSPNGQFAVTLRETTLLIFTGLSVALAFRAGIFNIGTQGQLVVGALATALGVLWASSLVSGVVGTVVLIPFGLLVGAVFGGLYGAIPGLLKAYADANEVITTIMLNFIATGVALYLVSGVFKDPESAANQTVPLPEFAQFPAVLFGARQDFSLVALAFGLLALGALYYLLEHTAFGYDVRTSGVQPEAAEYGGVDAERTVVASLTLSGALGGIAGAMYVMMVLGTFQTGIPSYGFDGITVSILAGNNPLGVGIAALLFGVLKSGTTVVQFATDVPPQLVGVLRGLIILFVAMPEFFRLLARGLPGIGRGPESAATDGGVPVDGGEADE comes from the coding sequence GTGAGCGTCGCCGACCGCGCCCGCGACGTGCTCTCCCGGCTCGCCACGGCGTCCGGGACCGAACGGATCCTGATCAGCACCGCCGCGCTCGTGCTCTCCGTGCTCATCGGCGCGGTGCTGGTGCTCGTCGCCGGACGCATGACGACGTGTACCGCCGGCGAGGCGGTGTACTACTTCGGGACCGGGTTCTGTTACGACCCGATAGCGGTGTTCGACCGCCTCTTCCTCGGCGCGCTGGGCGACCCCTTCAGCGGCGGGTGGTCGCCGAACGGACAGTTCGCGGTCACGCTCCGCGAGACGACGCTCCTGATCTTCACCGGCCTCTCGGTCGCCTTGGCGTTCCGCGCCGGGATCTTCAACATCGGGACGCAGGGCCAGCTCGTCGTCGGGGCGCTGGCGACCGCGCTCGGCGTCCTCTGGGCGTCGTCGCTCGTGTCTGGCGTCGTCGGGACCGTCGTGTTGATCCCGTTCGGCCTGCTGGTGGGAGCGGTGTTCGGCGGGCTCTACGGCGCGATCCCCGGCCTGTTGAAGGCGTACGCCGACGCCAACGAGGTGATCACGACGATCATGCTCAACTTCATCGCGACCGGCGTCGCGCTGTACCTGGTCAGCGGCGTGTTCAAGGATCCCGAGAGCGCCGCCAACCAGACGGTCCCCCTCCCCGAGTTCGCGCAGTTCCCGGCGGTGCTGTTCGGCGCGCGACAGGACTTCTCGCTGGTCGCGCTCGCGTTCGGGCTCCTCGCGCTCGGCGCGCTGTACTACCTCCTCGAACACACGGCGTTCGGGTACGACGTACGGACGAGCGGCGTCCAGCCGGAGGCGGCCGAGTACGGCGGGGTCGACGCCGAGCGCACCGTCGTCGCGAGCCTCACGCTCTCGGGCGCGCTCGGCGGCATCGCCGGCGCGATGTACGTGATGATGGTGCTCGGCACGTTCCAGACCGGGATCCCCTCGTACGGCTTCGACGGGATCACCGTCTCGATCCTCGCAGGCAACAACCCGCTGGGCGTCGGGATCGCCGCGCTGCTGTTCGGCGTGCTGAAGAGCGGGACGACGGTCGTCCAGTTCGCGACGGACGTGCCGCCGCAGCTGGTCGGCGTCCTCCGGGGACTTATCATCCTGTTCGTGGCGATGCCGGAGTTCTTCCGGCTGCTCGCCCGGGGGCTCCCGGGGATCGGCCGGGGGCCGGAGTCGGCCGCGACCGACGGCGGCGTGCCGGTCGACGGGGGTGAGGCCGATGAGTGA
- a CDS encoding ABC transporter ATP-binding protein — translation MATAVHLDGITKRFPGVVANDDVDLEVERGTVHALLGENGAGKTTLMNVLYGLYEPTSGTVRLDGEPQAFGSPRDAIDAGIGMIHQHFMLVDPMTVTENITLGSEPRKWGGLAVDREAAREAVADLADRYGFDVDPDARIEDVSVGEQQRVEILKALYRGAETLILDEPTAVLTPQEVDELFEVLEELTAQGKTIIFITHKLGEAMRAADEISVLRDGRKVGTVAADATSQEELAELMVGREVLMDVDRGAAETGDVVASVSDVVVEDDRGVRAVDGVSFDVRGGEVFGIAGVDGNGQTELVEAVTGLQSVDAGEIRFLGEDVTTVSRRDRIDAGMAYVPEDRQERGLVMEFDLVENGLLGSQHDPDFAANGRVDWQTTRDHAEAIIDEYDVRPPDADADAESLSGGNQQKFIVGREFERDPELVVASHPTRGVDIGSIEFIHERLLELRRQGVAVLLVSSKLEEVQGLSDRLAVIYEGEFIDVVDPDETTEEELGLLMAGERPGERADGDPDPSSPPDGADAADDEAAADAVDPAGDRA, via the coding sequence ATGGCCACAGCCGTCCACCTCGACGGGATAACCAAGCGGTTCCCCGGCGTCGTCGCGAACGACGACGTCGACCTCGAGGTCGAACGCGGCACCGTCCACGCCCTTCTCGGTGAGAACGGGGCCGGGAAGACGACGCTGATGAACGTCCTTTACGGCCTCTACGAGCCGACGTCGGGAACGGTTCGGCTCGACGGCGAACCGCAGGCGTTCGGCTCGCCGCGGGACGCGATCGACGCCGGGATCGGAATGATCCATCAGCACTTCATGCTCGTCGACCCGATGACCGTCACCGAGAACATCACGCTCGGGAGCGAGCCGCGGAAGTGGGGCGGACTCGCCGTCGACCGAGAGGCGGCCCGAGAGGCCGTGGCCGACCTCGCCGACCGGTACGGCTTCGACGTGGACCCGGACGCGCGGATCGAAGACGTCTCGGTCGGGGAGCAACAGCGCGTCGAGATCCTGAAGGCGCTGTACCGGGGCGCCGAGACGCTAATACTCGACGAGCCCACCGCCGTGCTGACGCCGCAGGAGGTCGACGAGCTGTTCGAGGTGTTAGAGGAGCTCACGGCGCAGGGCAAGACGATCATCTTCATCACCCACAAGCTCGGCGAGGCGATGCGCGCGGCCGACGAGATCTCGGTCCTCCGGGACGGCCGGAAGGTCGGGACCGTCGCCGCGGACGCGACCAGCCAAGAGGAGCTCGCGGAGCTGATGGTCGGCCGCGAGGTGCTCATGGACGTCGACCGCGGCGCCGCGGAGACCGGGGACGTCGTCGCGTCGGTCTCGGACGTGGTCGTCGAGGACGACCGCGGGGTCAGAGCGGTCGACGGCGTCTCCTTCGACGTTCGCGGCGGCGAGGTGTTCGGCATCGCGGGCGTGGACGGCAACGGACAGACGGAGCTGGTCGAAGCGGTGACCGGGCTCCAGTCGGTCGACGCGGGCGAGATCCGCTTCCTGGGCGAGGACGTGACGACCGTCTCGCGGCGCGACCGGATCGACGCCGGGATGGCGTACGTCCCCGAGGACCGGCAGGAGCGCGGGCTGGTGATGGAGTTCGACCTCGTCGAGAACGGGCTGTTGGGGAGCCAGCACGACCCCGACTTCGCCGCCAACGGCCGGGTCGACTGGCAGACGACGCGCGACCACGCGGAGGCGATTATCGACGAGTACGACGTCCGCCCGCCGGACGCCGACGCGGACGCGGAGTCGCTCTCGGGCGGCAACCAGCAGAAGTTCATCGTCGGCCGTGAGTTCGAGCGCGACCCGGAGCTGGTGGTCGCCTCGCACCCGACGCGCGGCGTCGACATCGGCTCGATCGAGTTCATCCACGAGCGGCTGCTGGAGCTCCGCCGCCAAGGCGTGGCGGTCCTCCTCGTCTCCTCGAAGCTGGAGGAGGTCCAGGGGCTCTCCGACCGGCTGGCGGTCATCTACGAGGGGGAGTTCATCGACGTGGTCGACCCCGACGAGACGACGGAAGAGGAGCTCGGGCTCCTGATGGCCGGCGAGCGACCGGGCGAGCGCGCCGACGGCGACCCGGACCCCTCGTCGCCGCCCGACGGGGCGGACGCGGCGGACGACGAGGCGGCGGCCGACGCGGTCGATCCGGCAGGTGACCGGGCGTGA